A single Paraburkholderia sp. FT54 DNA region contains:
- a CDS encoding helix-turn-helix transcriptional regulator: MDKTPVKLYRITDVMRLLSVSRATVYRLVDAGKLTKIKIGRRASRVTAESIDALLAQSNENISHGN, encoded by the coding sequence GTGGACAAGACCCCCGTCAAGTTATACCGCATAACCGACGTTATGAGGCTGCTGAGCGTTTCTCGAGCGACAGTCTATAGACTGGTCGACGCTGGCAAACTGACGAAGATAAAGATCGGCCGCCGCGCCAGCAGGGTCACTGCTGAGAGTATCGATGCACTACTGGCCCAGAGTAACGAGAACATCAGCCATGGCAACTGA
- a CDS encoding DUF4224 domain-containing protein — protein sequence MSETFLTPEEIAELTGIRTGRRGKTREQLQAEWLRTTGLPFWVNARGRPTVPRSAIEGKQANVEPPRKKWQPQALNPDGSLKPNPDGSLKEG from the coding sequence ATGAGCGAAACTTTTTTAACACCCGAGGAAATTGCCGAACTCACAGGCATACGAACGGGGCGGCGAGGCAAGACGCGTGAGCAATTGCAGGCTGAATGGCTGCGCACAACTGGGCTGCCGTTCTGGGTCAATGCTCGAGGACGGCCGACTGTTCCCCGCTCGGCGATCGAGGGCAAGCAGGCGAATGTCGAGCCACCAAGAAAGAAATGGCAGCCACAGGCATTGAACCCGGACGGGAGCCTGAAGCCGAATCCTGACGGCTCCCTGAAGGAGGGCTGA
- a CDS encoding YoaK family protein: MPINYLRGFTAPERTDVTNRRLGRSLAFVAGAANAGGFLAVGQYTSHMSGIVSSLADNAVLGDASLFVSGLSSLFSFLVGAAASAILINWGRRRNLHSVYATPLAIEAILLLCFGLLGSNLEHHRVLFLPATVCVLCFVMGLQNAMITKISRSEIRTTHVTGLVTDVGIELGKMLYWNTRSIAGEGIVKADKQKLALLGSLLLSFIAGGLAGAIGFKYLGFVSSVPLAIVLLTLAVVPLVDDVRGERC; this comes from the coding sequence ATGCCCATCAATTATCTTCGTGGCTTTACGGCACCGGAACGGACCGACGTGACGAACCGTCGTTTGGGGCGTTCGCTGGCATTTGTCGCCGGCGCGGCTAATGCAGGCGGATTTCTTGCCGTTGGTCAGTACACTTCGCACATGTCCGGGATCGTTTCGTCGCTGGCTGACAATGCCGTGCTCGGCGATGCAAGCCTTTTCGTTTCGGGGCTCAGTTCGCTTTTTTCGTTCCTTGTTGGCGCGGCTGCGTCTGCGATCCTGATCAATTGGGGTCGTCGGCGGAATCTGCACAGCGTCTACGCGACACCGCTCGCGATTGAGGCAATTCTGCTGCTGTGCTTCGGGCTGCTCGGCTCGAACCTTGAACACCATCGGGTTCTTTTCTTGCCTGCCACCGTCTGCGTCCTGTGCTTTGTCATGGGGCTACAGAATGCGATGATCACGAAGATTTCGCGATCGGAGATTCGTACGACCCACGTCACCGGCCTGGTAACGGATGTCGGCATCGAACTGGGCAAGATGCTCTACTGGAATACACGCTCGATTGCCGGGGAAGGGATCGTCAAGGCGGACAAACAGAAGCTCGCGCTGCTCGGTTCGCTGCTTCTTTCGTTTATTGCCGGCGGTCTGGCGGGGGCCATCGGTTTCAAATATCTGGGATTTGTATCGAGCGTGCCGCTCGCTATCGTTCTGCTCACACTAGCCGTTGTGCCTCTGGTCGATGATGTGCGCGGCGAGCGCTGCTAG